From the Clostridium putrefaciens genome, one window contains:
- a CDS encoding penicillin-binding transpeptidase domain-containing protein translates to MLKRIRTIKIILTLLFIILVARILQIQYFKGDELEVIANSQYRYTEKINELNFNVLDSKGNELMEYERKYMLAVDLITFKRNNNSTSVSSIYAFSYILKNYNQDYDLSKMLISTNSSKIYLKLDKDTYDKLKLLKDVKGIYMYVYDEVNRNEAWKIENMITNLKVNKDEIKKVNSLEYNIYENTKGNKTPTVTFEKRLDGSMQDGNYSIDDERINVRLTLDKDMQDSVRTILNQDKYKHYDQIGVTLVEADTGKIKVMAQRDEEKPNINLASTTENGYVPGSIFKLLIEEIAIDKGVFSTKSKFNCEFNEYSICKRAHGKLTLEEALLISCNNIFAQVGKKLGWDTIEEYAKKQGIFEKVINFSGNSEVTGDFALPKVYEDGPRFLAIGQNMRITPIQATNIISTIINDGIYIKPNILEGYIDNYNNIINQIPIEQKQVIKKETAKIMKDQMMKVVREEKGTGKNALVKGVETGGKTGTTTRMEPVKSKNEGKDFMEKHSDGWFAGYYKYKGKYYSLVVFVKDINEENQTGGGDAGPIFKEIVENFTK, encoded by the coding sequence ATGCTAAAAAGAATTAGAACTATAAAAATTATTTTAACATTACTGTTTATTATTTTAGTAGCAAGGATATTACAGATACAATATTTTAAGGGTGATGAACTTGAAGTAATTGCAAATTCTCAATATAGATATACAGAAAAGATAAATGAATTAAATTTTAATGTGTTAGATTCAAAAGGTAATGAATTAATGGAGTATGAAAGAAAATATATGTTAGCAGTAGACCTAATTACATTCAAAAGAAACAATAACTCTACAAGTGTGAGTAGTATATATGCATTTAGTTACATATTAAAAAATTATAACCAAGATTATGATCTTTCAAAAATGTTAATTTCAACTAATAGTTCTAAGATATATTTGAAATTAGATAAAGATACCTATGATAAACTAAAATTATTAAAGGATGTAAAAGGGATCTATATGTATGTTTATGATGAAGTAAATCGAAATGAAGCATGGAAAATTGAAAATATGATTACTAATTTAAAAGTTAATAAAGATGAAATAAAAAAAGTGAATTCTTTAGAATATAATATATATGAAAATACAAAAGGTAACAAAACCCCTACAGTAACCTTTGAAAAAAGGTTAGATGGAAGCATGCAGGATGGAAATTATAGTATAGATGATGAAAGAATAAATGTAAGATTAACCTTAGATAAAGATATGCAAGATTCAGTTAGAACAATACTAAATCAAGATAAATACAAACACTATGATCAAATAGGTGTAACTCTTGTAGAAGCTGATACAGGTAAGATAAAGGTAATGGCTCAAAGGGATGAAGAAAAACCTAATATCAATTTAGCCTCTACTACAGAAAATGGATATGTACCAGGTTCAATATTTAAGTTGTTAATAGAAGAAATAGCTATTGATAAGGGTGTGTTTTCAACAAAAAGCAAATTTAACTGTGAGTTTAATGAATATTCTATATGTAAAAGAGCGCATGGAAAATTAACATTAGAAGAAGCGCTTTTGATTTCTTGCAATAATATTTTTGCACAAGTAGGAAAGAAATTAGGTTGGGATACTATAGAAGAGTATGCAAAAAAACAAGGTATATTTGAAAAGGTTATCAATTTTAGCGGCAATTCCGAGGTAACAGGAGACTTTGCATTGCCTAAAGTATATGAAGATGGTCCACGTTTTTTGGCTATAGGACAAAATATGAGGATAACACCTATTCAAGCTACAAATATTATAAGCACAATAATAAATGATGGCATATATATAAAACCAAATATATTAGAAGGGTACATAGATAATTACAATAATATTATAAATCAGATACCTATAGAGCAAAAGCAAGTAATAAAAAAAGAAACAGCTAAAATTATGAAAGATCAAATGATGAAAGTTGTAAGAGAAGAAAAAGGAACTGGTAAAAATGCTTTAGTAAAAGGAGTAGAAACTGGAGGAAAAACAGGTACAACTACTAGAATGGAACCTGTTAAATCAAAGAATGAAGGTAAGGACTTTATGGAAAAACACTCTGATGGGTGGTTTGCTGGATATTATAAGTATAAAGGAAAATATTATTCCTTAGTAGTATTTGTAAAGGATATAAATGAGGAGAATCAAACAGGTGGTGGCGATGCGGGACCTATATTTAAAGAAATTGTTGAGAATTTTACAAAGTAA
- a CDS encoding O-methyltransferase — protein MGGVTFDYMEKYLRGLIPDHQGMLKELEEYSIDNKVPIVQKETGRFLELMVDLKKPMRILELGTAIGYSSILMSIASKRSSKIITIERDKEMVEKATVNIHKYGFEDDIEILEGDCLEIIESIEDKFDIIFMDAGKGHYNHFLPHCLRLLNKDGIIIADNVLFRGMVPSDDLVKRRKITIVKRMRTYLELVSKDKELITSVIPMGDGIAVTKRRGI, from the coding sequence ATGGGTGGCGTAACTTTTGACTACATGGAAAAGTATTTAAGAGGACTAATACCTGACCACCAGGGCATGCTAAAAGAATTAGAAGAATATTCAATAGATAACAAAGTTCCAATAGTTCAAAAGGAAACAGGAAGGTTTTTAGAACTAATGGTAGATCTAAAAAAGCCTATGAGAATATTAGAACTTGGTACAGCTATTGGATATTCATCTATTTTAATGAGTATTGCTTCAAAAAGAAGTAGTAAGATTATTACTATTGAAAGAGATAAAGAAATGGTGGAAAAGGCTACAGTAAACATACATAAATATGGATTCGAAGATGATATAGAAATATTAGAAGGCGACTGCCTAGAAATAATTGAATCTATAGAAGATAAGTTTGATATTATATTTATGGATGCTGGAAAAGGTCATTATAATCACTTTTTGCCACACTGCTTAAGGCTTCTTAATAAGGATGGAATAATAATAGCAGATAATGTGCTTTTTAGGGGAATGGTTCCATCTGATGATTTAGTGAAGAGAAGAAAAATAACTATAGTAAAAAGAATGAGAACCTATCTTGAATTAGTTTCAAAGGATAAGGAACTTATTACATCTGTAATACCTATGGGTGATGGAATAGCAGTTACAAAAAGGAGGGGAATATGA
- the ftsA gene encoding cell division protein FtsA, giving the protein MDKQYIVGVDLGSFKVSATLGIIDDYGELKVLDSTVLESQGIENGEIIDINSVASVVRRCINNLELIVNDQIKEVYLGIPAGMCNILEGKGEITLQKEADKIEEYHLEEVLTLSKVDLPLTDEEIIDIIPYRYTVDNDIEIKNPIGLSANRLEANTKLVVAKKSMIISRIKVFQSIDIEIKALLIQSEPSKDMYKETTYFKENAMIIDTGSDGSDVAYYEKGILVDTFSIPLGGSIITKDIAFCNNINNKSAESLKKKDIDLNEILIDTKKEEHLMQSNIVEQIILARVEEILSLIETKSREREYEIDSIVLLGGGISLFKGIGDLANGIMNKPVYILNPKETSNKPLAINSLGIVKNVYNELNLNNNSSEIQEDKQTKNIDKEDLELKNSRIRKRNNKSFISKIKKALDGFF; this is encoded by the coding sequence ATGGATAAACAATATATAGTAGGAGTAGATCTTGGTTCCTTTAAAGTTAGTGCAACATTAGGTATAATAGATGATTATGGTGAACTTAAAGTACTAGATAGTACTGTTTTAGAAAGTCAAGGAATCGAAAATGGAGAAATTATTGATATTAACTCAGTAGCAAGTGTTGTTAGAAGGTGCATAAACAATTTAGAATTGATAGTAAATGATCAAATAAAAGAAGTTTATTTAGGAATTCCAGCAGGAATGTGTAATATATTAGAGGGGAAAGGTGAGATAACCTTACAAAAAGAAGCGGATAAGATTGAAGAATATCATCTAGAAGAAGTTTTGACACTTTCAAAAGTTGATCTACCACTTACAGATGAAGAAATAATAGATATAATACCTTATAGATATACTGTTGATAATGATATAGAAATAAAAAATCCTATTGGTCTTAGTGCTAATAGGTTAGAGGCAAATACAAAGCTTGTAGTTGCAAAGAAGTCTATGATTATATCAAGGATAAAAGTCTTTCAGAGTATTGATATTGAGATAAAAGCCTTACTTATTCAATCAGAGCCCTCAAAGGATATGTATAAAGAAACTACCTATTTTAAAGAAAATGCCATGATAATAGATACAGGCTCTGATGGGAGTGATGTAGCTTATTATGAAAAAGGAATATTAGTAGATACCTTTTCCATTCCCTTAGGAGGTAGCATTATAACGAAAGATATTGCTTTTTGTAATAATATTAATAATAAGTCGGCAGAGAGCTTAAAAAAGAAAGATATTGATTTAAATGAAATTCTTATAGACACAAAGAAAGAAGAACATTTAATGCAATCTAATATAGTTGAACAGATTATTTTAGCTAGAGTTGAAGAAATACTATCTCTTATCGAAACAAAAAGTAGAGAAAGAGAATATGAGATAGATAGCATTGTATTATTAGGTGGCGGAATAAGTCTATTTAAAGGGATAGGGGATCTTGCTAATGGAATTATGAATAAACCTGTATACATATTAAATCCAAAAGAAACATCAAATAAACCTTTAGCAATTAATTCATTGGGTATTGTTAAAAATGTATATAATGAGTTAAATTTAAATAATAATTCAAGTGAAATTCAAGAGGATAAACAAACAAAAAATATTGATAAAGAAGATTTAGAATTAAAAAATTCAAGAATAAGAAAAAGAAATAATAAAAGCTTTATAAGTAAGATAAAAAAGGCTTTAGATGGATTTTTCTAA
- the aroE gene encoding shikimate dehydrogenase: MKICGLIGKDIHHSISPKIHNEYYKQNHINFKYKLFNMNKNELIEFLKVINEKEYGGFNVTIPYKEYIINYLDELTYPASLIRAVNTISIRNGILIGHNTDYFGFIYSLEHWKIKVEGKDVLILGSGGAAKAVYYALKDLKVKDIDIAGRNVDRISKTFPVVRSIININNIKSLYKYDIIINCTPLGNINNEVMPITLKDFKDDLIIYDLNYIPEKTKLLLDAEDKGLKAINGSIMLEQQAYESINIWNLNT; encoded by the coding sequence ATGAAAATATGCGGATTAATAGGTAAAGACATACACCACTCTATATCTCCTAAAATTCACAATGAATATTATAAACAAAATCATATTAACTTTAAATATAAGTTATTTAATATGAATAAAAATGAATTAATTGAATTTTTAAAAGTGATAAACGAAAAGGAATATGGGGGATTTAATGTTACGATACCTTATAAGGAATATATAATAAATTATTTAGATGAGTTAACATATCCAGCAAGTTTAATAAGAGCAGTAAATACGATTTCAATTAGAAATGGTATTCTTATAGGTCATAATACAGATTACTTTGGGTTCATTTATAGCTTAGAGCATTGGAAAATAAAAGTGGAAGGTAAGGATGTATTAATATTAGGGAGTGGAGGGGCTGCTAAAGCAGTTTATTATGCATTAAAAGATTTAAAAGTAAAAGATATAGATATTGCAGGAAGGAATGTAGATCGAATAAGTAAGACTTTTCCTGTTGTTAGAAGTATAATTAATATAAATAATATAAAAAGCTTATACAAGTATGATATCATAATTAACTGTACACCATTAGGGAACATAAACAATGAAGTTATGCCAATAACACTAAAAGATTTTAAAGATGATTTAATAATTTATGATCTGAATTATATACCAGAAAAGACAAAACTACTACTAGATGCAGAAGATAAAGGGTTAAAAGCTATTAATGGAAGCATTATGCTAGAACAGCAAGCATATGAGTCTATAAATATATGGAACTTAAATACGTAA
- the udk gene encoding uridine kinase: MNNPVLIGIAGGTGSGKSTISKEIYSAFDESCIAMIEQDSYYKDQSFMDINERIKTNYDHPKAFDTDLLIQHLKALLNRETVQKPMYNFEEHTRRKETVKVESRDIIILEGILILEDPRIRELLDIKLYVDTDADVRIIRRLLRDMNERGRTVDSVITQYLNVVRPMHLQFVEPTKRYADIIIPEGGHNKVAIDIIVANIKHILQS; encoded by the coding sequence ATGAATAATCCTGTATTAATAGGTATTGCTGGTGGAACTGGATCTGGAAAAAGCACTATATCAAAAGAAATATATAGTGCTTTTGATGAAAGTTGCATAGCTATGATAGAACAAGATTCATACTATAAAGATCAAAGTTTTATGGATATAAATGAAAGAATTAAAACTAATTATGATCATCCTAAAGCTTTTGATACAGATTTACTTATTCAGCATTTAAAAGCTTTATTAAATAGAGAAACTGTTCAAAAACCAATGTATAACTTTGAAGAGCACACTAGACGTAAAGAGACTGTTAAAGTTGAATCTAGGGACATAATAATATTAGAAGGTATTCTTATATTAGAAGACCCTCGGATTAGGGAGTTATTAGACATAAAGCTTTATGTAGATACAGATGCAGATGTTAGAATTATAAGAAGGTTACTTAGAGATATGAATGAAAGAGGAAGAACTGTAGACTCAGTGATTACTCAATATTTAAATGTAGTAAGACCTATGCATTTACAATTTGTAGAACCTACAAAAAGGTATGCAGACATAATAATTCCAGAAGGTGGCCACAATAAAGTAGCTATAGATATAATAGTTGCCAACATAAAACATATATTGCAAAGTTAA
- the sigK gene encoding RNA polymerase sporulation sigma factor SigK, translated as MLLINYLLDMFGGITVLAGYVTSGNSFPKPLDEKEEAYYLERLKEGDTEAKGILVERNLRLVAHIVKKYSYPGKDIDDLISIGTVGLIKAIDSFDNTKGTRLATYAARCIENEILMLIRNNKKIKSEVYLQDPIGVDKEGNEISLMDVLSSDENSVVDLVEQKIEITKLYSKISTSLQPREKVIIEMRYGLRDGRYRTQREIAKLLGISRSYVSRIEKRALKKLLKEMECKNKI; from the coding sequence TTGTTATTAATTAATTATCTGTTAGATATGTTTGGCGGAATTACTGTACTTGCAGGATATGTTACTAGTGGGAATTCGTTTCCAAAGCCATTAGATGAAAAAGAGGAAGCTTATTATTTAGAGAGACTTAAAGAAGGGGATACTGAAGCAAAGGGGATTCTTGTAGAAAGAAATTTAAGGCTTGTAGCTCATATTGTAAAAAAATACTCTTATCCAGGTAAGGATATTGATGATCTCATTTCTATTGGAACAGTGGGACTGATAAAGGCTATAGATTCTTTCGATAATACCAAAGGAACTCGACTTGCAACTTATGCAGCACGGTGTATAGAAAATGAAATTCTTATGCTTATTAGAAATAATAAAAAGATTAAAAGTGAGGTATATCTACAGGACCCCATAGGGGTTGATAAGGAAGGCAATGAAATATCACTAATGGATGTTTTAAGTAGTGATGAAAATTCAGTAGTAGATTTAGTGGAGCAGAAAATAGAAATAACTAAGTTATATAGTAAGATTAGTACATCGTTACAGCCTAGGGAAAAAGTCATAATTGAAATGCGGTATGGATTAAGAGATGGTAGATACAGAACCCAAAGAGAAATAGCAAAACTTTTGGGTATATCTAGGTCTTATGTCTCAAGAATAGAAAAAAGAGCTTTAAAAAAGCTTTTAAAGGAGATGGAGTGTAAAAATAAAATATAA
- a CDS encoding peptidase U32 family protein, producing MRKPEILAPAGSLEKLITAIDFGADAVYLGGSKLNLRAFADNFTTEEIELGVKYAHDRGKKVYVTLNVFPHNDDIIGLENYLKELESLRVDALIVSDPGIIMTAKEVVPNLELHLSTQANNVNWKSAMFWHGVGVKRIVLARELSLVEIEGIRKNVPSSCELEAFVHGSMCMSYSGRCLLSNYMTGRDANRGACAQPCRYKYYLMEEKRPGEYFQVIEDDKGSYIMNSKDLCMIEHIPELVKSGIYSFKIEGRMKSSYYVAAVVKAYRQAVDTYFEDPENYTFDQSLIEILMKVSHRDYHTGFYFDEPNKQIYDTSSYIRDYDIVGVVKHYDPLTNIVTVEQRNKVLNGDNLEVLSPNGNDVSVCVNNMTDESNNDIDSAPRAQMIFKFYTVNPLKPKDMLIKSKGAK from the coding sequence ATGAGAAAACCAGAAATATTGGCTCCAGCAGGAAGTCTTGAAAAATTGATTACGGCAATTGATTTTGGTGCAGATGCAGTTTATTTAGGCGGTAGCAAATTAAATCTTAGGGCTTTTGCGGATAATTTTACTACAGAGGAAATAGAGCTTGGAGTTAAGTATGCTCATGATAGAGGAAAGAAGGTATATGTTACCTTGAATGTTTTTCCCCATAATGATGATATTATTGGTCTTGAAAACTATCTCAAAGAACTAGAATCTTTAAGAGTTGATGCATTAATAGTGTCAGACCCTGGAATTATAATGACTGCTAAAGAAGTAGTACCTAACTTAGAACTTCACCTCAGTACTCAGGCTAATAATGTGAATTGGAAGTCCGCCATGTTTTGGCATGGTGTAGGAGTAAAAAGAATTGTACTTGCAAGAGAATTATCATTAGTTGAAATTGAGGGAATTAGAAAAAATGTCCCATCTAGTTGTGAACTTGAAGCATTTGTACATGGATCAATGTGCATGTCTTATTCTGGAAGATGTCTCTTATCTAATTATATGACAGGAAGAGATGCTAATAGAGGAGCGTGTGCTCAGCCATGTAGATATAAGTACTACCTTATGGAAGAAAAAAGACCAGGAGAGTATTTCCAGGTTATAGAAGATGATAAGGGAAGTTACATAATGAATTCTAAGGATTTATGTATGATAGAACATATACCAGAGCTTGTTAAAAGCGGTATTTACTCCTTTAAAATTGAAGGAAGAATGAAAAGTTCATATTATGTTGCAGCTGTAGTAAAGGCTTATAGACAAGCAGTAGATACTTATTTCGAAGATCCTGAAAATTATACATTTGATCAAAGCTTAATTGAAATATTAATGAAAGTTAGTCATAGAGATTACCATACAGGATTTTATTTTGATGAACCTAATAAGCAAATATATGATACATCTTCTTATATAAGAGATTATGATATAGTTGGCGTAGTAAAGCATTATGATCCATTAACTAATATCGTTACTGTTGAACAGCGCAATAAGGTTTTAAATGGCGATAATTTAGAAGTACTAAGTCCTAATGGAAATGATGTTTCGGTATGCGTAAACAATATGACAGATGAATCAAATAATGATATAGATTCTGCTCCAAGGGCTCAAATGATATTTAAATTTTATACAGTTAATCCATTGAAACCCAAAGATATGCTCATTAAGAGCAAGGGGGCGAAATAA
- a CDS encoding type IV pilus twitching motility protein PilT — protein sequence MLDLNKLLEITTKMQASDLHLTVGVSPTVRINGRLKSIDEDKLSQYETEKYAKDILGELYEEYLKKGELDISYSVAGLGRFRANVFKQRGSSALAIRTISLKVPTLKELAHPPIIKELINKKRGLILVTGPTGSGKSTTLAAMINEINNSREAHIITLEDPIEYLHKHNKSIINQREIGKDSISYKNALRAILREDPDVILVGEMRDLETISIAITAAETGHLVLSTLHTIGATKTIDRIVDVFPPHQQQQIKIQLASVLQGIISQQLIEKSDKQGRVAVLETMVVTAAVQNMIREGKTHQIESSIQTGSKYGMKSMDMALAELYKKGIITNEVALNYCIDKELLTRMLLL from the coding sequence TTGTTAGACTTAAATAAGTTATTAGAAATTACAACAAAAATGCAAGCATCAGATCTTCATCTTACTGTGGGTGTATCACCAACTGTAAGAATTAATGGAAGATTAAAGTCTATAGATGAGGATAAATTATCACAATACGAAACTGAAAAATATGCAAAGGATATATTAGGAGAATTATATGAAGAATACTTAAAAAAGGGTGAACTAGATATTTCTTATTCTGTAGCAGGACTTGGAAGGTTTAGAGCTAATGTATTTAAGCAAAGAGGAAGCAGTGCTCTTGCAATAAGAACTATATCATTAAAAGTTCCAACACTAAAGGAACTTGCACACCCACCTATAATAAAAGAACTGATAAATAAAAAAAGAGGACTTATACTCGTTACCGGTCCGACAGGTAGTGGTAAAAGTACTACTCTTGCAGCGATGATCAATGAAATAAACAATTCAAGAGAGGCTCATATAATTACTTTAGAAGATCCTATAGAATATTTACATAAACATAATAAATCTATAATAAATCAAAGGGAAATAGGAAAAGATAGTATTAGTTATAAAAATGCTTTAAGAGCAATATTAAGAGAAGATCCTGATGTTATACTAGTAGGTGAGATGAGAGATTTAGAAACTATATCTATAGCTATAACTGCAGCAGAAACAGGACATTTAGTATTATCAACATTACATACTATTGGAGCTACTAAAACTATAGATAGAATAGTAGACGTTTTTCCACCACACCAACAACAACAAATAAAAATACAATTAGCATCAGTACTTCAAGGTATTATATCTCAACAACTAATTGAAAAGTCAGACAAACAAGGAAGGGTTGCAGTACTTGAAACTATGGTGGTTACGGCAGCTGTACAAAATATGATTAGAGAAGGTAAAACTCATCAAATAGAATCATCCATACAAACTGGGAGTAAGTATGGTATGAAGAGTATGGATATGGCTTTAGCCGAGCTATATAAAAAAGGTATTATAACAAATGAAGTGGCTCTTAATTATTGTATAGATAAAGAGCTTTTAACTAGAATGTTATTACTTTAG
- a CDS encoding glycosyltransferase family 2 protein: MDILNSFIQILSATFTNLVFIISTYYLLLSFFGIIRFKSKRQFEPKKSFALIVAAYNEENVIQNIIHSLNMMDYPKELYDIIVIADNCTDSTAKKARRSGANVFERNMKDKKGKGYALEWIFDKMFKMDKNYDAVVVFDADNLVDKNFLKEMNNKLCDGHKVIQGYLDSKNPNDTWITGGYSIAFWTSNRMFQLSRSNLRLSNQLGGTGFCIDTSILKELGWGATCLTEDLEFTCKLVLNGHKVGWAHDAIIYDEKPLTLAQSWAQRRRWMQGFADVSSRYFFKLIKKTIKEFDFVALDCALYTIQPVIIILAGIAMIMNLFHTFVAAPQLIATTIEIIKTANFTMIKFASILAMIMQFVYTPFILILEKKLSLKIFLYYLIYPIYAATWIPISVQGIIHKDNKEWAHTLHTRNINIHELEKAN, from the coding sequence ATGGATATTTTAAATTCCTTTATTCAAATTTTATCCGCAACTTTTACAAATCTAGTATTTATAATATCAACATACTATTTATTACTTTCATTTTTTGGAATAATAAGATTTAAAAGTAAGAGGCAATTTGAGCCAAAGAAAAGTTTTGCTTTAATTGTAGCGGCATATAATGAAGAAAATGTTATCCAGAATATTATACATAGCTTAAATATGATGGATTACCCAAAGGAACTATATGATATAATTGTAATTGCAGATAACTGCACTGATAGCACAGCAAAGAAGGCTAGAAGGTCTGGTGCTAATGTGTTCGAAAGAAATATGAAGGATAAAAAAGGTAAAGGGTATGCATTAGAGTGGATATTTGATAAAATGTTCAAAATGGACAAAAATTATGATGCAGTTGTAGTTTTTGATGCAGACAATCTAGTAGATAAGAACTTTCTTAAAGAAATGAATAATAAATTATGTGATGGACACAAAGTTATTCAAGGATATTTAGATAGCAAGAATCCTAATGATACATGGATAACAGGCGGATATTCTATAGCTTTTTGGACTTCTAATAGAATGTTCCAACTTTCTAGAAGCAATCTTAGGTTATCTAACCAACTTGGAGGAACGGGGTTTTGTATAGATACGAGTATATTGAAAGAATTAGGGTGGGGAGCAACTTGCCTTACTGAGGATTTAGAATTTACTTGTAAACTTGTTTTAAATGGGCACAAGGTAGGTTGGGCCCATGATGCAATAATATATGATGAAAAGCCACTTACATTAGCGCAATCTTGGGCACAAAGAAGAAGATGGATGCAAGGATTTGCTGATGTATCTAGTAGATATTTCTTTAAACTTATAAAGAAAACCATAAAGGAATTTGATTTTGTGGCACTAGATTGTGCTCTTTACACAATACAACCAGTAATTATAATACTAGCTGGTATAGCTATGATTATGAATTTATTTCATACATTTGTAGCAGCACCACAACTTATAGCAACAACAATTGAAATAATAAAGACTGCTAATTTTACTATGATTAAGTTTGCAAGTATATTAGCAATGATAATGCAGTTTGTATACACACCATTTATATTAATTTTAGAAAAAAAGTTAAGCCTTAAAATATTCTTATATTATCTTATATATCCGATATATGCGGCTACGTGGATACCTATATCGGTGCAAGGTATAATTCATAAGGATAATAAAGAGTGGGCTCATACATTGCATACTAGGAATATAAACATACATGAACTTGAAAAGGCAAATTAA